Proteins from a single region of Corylus avellana chromosome ca11, CavTom2PMs-1.0:
- the LOC132166352 gene encoding pro-cathepsin H-like, which produces MARVSLVSLILLLLYCAAAAAAASTFEDSNPIRLASDGLRDIEAQVIQVIGHTHHALSFARFAHRYGKRYETMEEMKLRFGIFSENLKLIKSTNRKGLSYKLAVNHFADWTWEEFQSQRLGAAQNCSATLKGNHKLTDSVLPEAKDWREVGIVSPVKDQGHCGSCWTFSTTGALEAAYSQAFGKGISLSEQQLVDCAGAFNNFGCSGGLPSQAFEYIKYNGGLDTEAAYPYTGKDGSCKFSAENVGVEVIDSVNITLGAEDELKHAVAFVRPVSVAFQVVSDFRLYAEGVYTSDTCGTTPMDVNHAVLAVGYGVENGVPYWLIKNSWGKSWGDNGFFKMEMGKNMCGVATCASYPVVA; this is translated from the exons ATGGCACGGGTGAGCTTGGTATCGTTGATTCTCCTATTGCTCTACTGTGCCGCCGCCGCAGCCGCAGCATCAACCTTCGAGGACTCCAACCCCATCAGATTGGCATCGGACGGCCTCCGTGACATTGAGGCCCAGGTGATCCAGGTCATCGGCCACACCCACCACGCACTCTCCTTCGCCCGATTCGCCCACCG GTATGGGAAGAGGTACGAGACCATGGAGGAGATGAAGCTCAGGTTCGGGATTTTCTCGGAGAATCTGAAGCTCATCAAATCGACCAACCGGAAGGGATTATCTTACAAACTTGCCGTTAATC acTTTGCTGATTGGACTTGGGAAGAGTTCCAAAGCCAGAGGTTGGGAGCTGCTCAAAACTGCTCTGCCACTTTGAAGGGCAACCACAAGCTCACCGATTCTGTTCTTCCAGAAGCG AAAGACTGGAGGGAAGTAGGCATAGTCAGCCCGGTTAAAGATCAAGGCCACTGTGGATCTTGCTGGACATTCAG CACCACTGGAGCTCTTGAGGCAGCCTACTCTCAGGCATTTGGGAAGGGAATCTCTCTATCAGAGCAGCAGCTTGTGGACTGCGCCGGAGCTTTCAATAACTTTGGCTGCAGCGGTGGGTTGCCATCCCAAGCCTTTGAGTACATTAAATACAATGGTGGCCTGGACACCGAGGCGGCATATCCATACACTGGAAAAGATGGCTCATGCAAATTTTCAGCGGAAAATGTTGGTGTCGAAGTCATCGACTCTGTTAACATTACCTTG GGTGCTGAAGATGAGCTAAAGCATGCAGTTGCATTTGTTAGGCCAGTGAGTGTGGCATTTCAGGTTGTCAGTGACTTCCGATTATACGCGGAAGGAGTTTACACCAGTGATACGTGTGGCACCACTCCCATG GATGTGAACCATGCTGTTCTAGCAGTTGGGTATGGAGTTGAAAATGGAGTCCCATACTGGCTTATTAAGAACTCGTGGGGAAAAAGCTGGGGTGATAATGGCTTCTTTAAGATGGAGATGGGGAAGAACATGTGTG GTGTTGCAACCTGTGCTTCATACCCTGTTGTCGCATAG